One genomic region from Geotoga petraea encodes:
- a CDS encoding threonine/serine exporter family protein, translating to MLLRIFFSFFATGGFAVIFKTPKKSIFFAALTGAIGWTLYELVNLKFGYESAIIISSLSIGLLSYFFSYILNTNVHPFIAAGIIPLVPGAPAFFTFQSFIEGNLDTASRYAYETFVGAFGIVIGIAISTAFTNLWERKKLLD from the coding sequence ATGCTTTTAAGAATCTTTTTTTCTTTTTTTGCAACGGGTGGATTTGCCGTAATATTTAAAACCCCCAAAAAAAGTATCTTTTTTGCAGCGCTCACCGGTGCAATAGGTTGGACATTGTATGAATTGGTGAATTTAAAATTTGGTTATGAAAGTGCGATTATAATATCTTCATTAAGCATAGGACTTTTGTCTTATTTTTTTTCATATATTTTGAACACAAATGTTCATCCTTTCATCGCCGCTGGAATTATACCTTTGGTACCTGGAGCTCCTGCTTTTTTCACGTTTCAGAGTTTTATAGAAGGAAACCTTGATACAGCGTCACGTTATGCTTACGAAACATTTGTTGGAGCATTTGGTATAGTAATAGGGATAGCAATATCCACAGCTTTTACAAATTTATGGGAAAGAAAAAAATTATTAGATTAA